A window of Equus caballus isolate H_3958 breed thoroughbred chromosome 10, TB-T2T, whole genome shotgun sequence contains these coding sequences:
- the USP29 gene encoding LOW QUALITY PROTEIN: ubiquitin carboxyl-terminal hydrolase 29 (The sequence of the model RefSeq protein was modified relative to this genomic sequence to represent the inferred CDS: inserted 1 base in 1 codon; deleted 1 base in 1 codon; substituted 3 bases at 3 genomic stop codons), with translation MAPLRIHGFIQIWSKKTGITKSREVFIETVEGKKETSLVVIFNSGEFIRVFQLSNNITNVVLRHCGERQSCLNLTLKNNSSLFIDKLSRRDAEQLKMFLDIVHQNEFQSPMESDSDWRVFDSRNTRKEIDKTPFHKVCDMPSYGFFNTEKVSETPFPQKMPSLISKSPMLVTTGLLENQGGKGKRMQSSCLEMSEGLWEENNPILNKKLKTNSFKYVSGIGKKPLHLKDPKRDRNSKYGPSCKTISAXNPNLDKALHSVQLLSSKSSLEFRSGLMSSQNDPGCNESQVPLDSHPEQLWQGFPNLGNTCYVNASLQSLFAIPLFADDLLKQGVPWEKIPFGALVMDLNQLLVLKGVCNVETKKGLLVNVKSTISVVAETFSSNIQNDAHEFLGHCLDQLKEDMKKLNTTLRTERELGDENSSPQRYAGNAATKSFVCLAVANFEFELQCSIICKACGQVVLKAEPSHYLSINLPQETKPLPFSIQNCFDFFFRAEEPECNCEKCKHKSSVAKHKFSRLPRVLIVHLKCYNFSDVWXLVKDNQRVHVPKYLSLSSHCNDNTKPLLPLGSNAPTGDSKVLNVSQEMISEIISPSTPSVVLISESSESLVLQIPSEKEAKPQNFRKICEGSSQEQQQRDLEKCSLNAVESELVNSGDGTVSEKELLAADSMDQGDISLPMICEDAGKPTSSPRTGLVEIHLQEVADNPELKKYEKTNAFVEXSVTESTEDFCEDKETWIPERSEGMAEQLQKNKIFKKKKKKKEFLQQEPPPSIGKPDAQEHIEKDLNSPQKANLNSLGALGSDKNSGNKDILDTENTEAEAREPKRNTQMRDPLHAYQLISVVSHLGHSPHSGHYISDVYDFQRXAWFTYSDLRVSQIEKSVMQEARLCTGYIFFYTHNEIFEALLGKAENSQVLRTEVGKILQEK, from the exons ATGGCTCCTCTAAGGATACATGGTTTTATCCAAATTTGGAGCAAGAAGACTGGGATAACTAAATCTAGAGAAGTATTCATTGAAACagtggaaggaaaaaaggaaaccagCCTGGTGGTCATTTTCAATTCTGGAGAATTTATAAGGGTTTTTCAGCTAAGTAATAATATTACAAATGTGGTCCTTAGACATTGTGGAGAGAGACAAAGTTGCCTGAatttaactttgaaaaacaatAGCTCCTTGTTTATTGACAAATTATCGCGCAGAGATGCCGAACAGTTGAAGATGTTCCTGGATATAGTCCATCAAAACGAATTCCAATCACCTATGGAATCTGATAGTGATTGGCGTGTTTTTGACAGCAGAAATACACGGAAGGAAATTGACAAAACTCCATTTCACAAGGTTTGTGACATGCCAAGTTATGGATTCTTTAATACAGAAAAAGTAAGTGAGACACCTTTCCCTCAGAAGATGCCTTCATTAATATCAAAATCACCAATGCTTGTCACAACAGGCCTATTAGAAAATCAAGgtggaaaggggaaaagaatgCAATCATCTTGTCTAGAGATGAGTGAGGGCCTCTGGGAAGAAAATAACCCCATACTAAAcaagaaactgaagacaaattCCTTTAAGTATGTAAGCGGCATTGGGAAGAAACCACTGCATTTAAAAGATCCAAAAAGGGATAGAAATTCAAAATATGGACCTTCATGCAAGACCATCTCTGCTTAAAATCCTAACCTAGATAAGGCTCTTCATTCAGTCCAACTTCTCTCTTCCAAAAGCAGTTTGGAATTTCGCTCAGGACTAATGTCTAGCCAGAATGATCCAGGATGTAATGAATCCCAGGTGCCCCTTGACTCTCACCCAGAACAACTATGGCAAGGCTTTCCTAATTTGGGAAATACCTGTTACGTGAATGCAAGTTTACAGTCACTATTTGCAATTCCACTGTTTGCTGATGACTTACTTAAGCAAGGTGTCCCATGGGAGAAAATTCCCTTTGGTGCTCTTGTTATGGACTTGAACCAGTTACTGGTGTTAAAAGGTGTCTGTAACGTGGAGACCAAGAAAGGGTTACTTGTAAATGTTAAAAGTACCATTTCAGTGGTTGCAGAGACATTCTCTAGCAACATTCAGAATGATGCTCATGAGTTCTTAGGTCACTGTTTAGATCAGCTGAAAGAGgacatgaaaaaattaaacaccACTTTGAGGACTGAGAGAGAACTTGGGGATGAAAATTCGTCTCCACAGAGGTATGCTGGTAATGCTGCCACCAAGTCATTTGTTTGTCTTGCTGTTGCTAATTTTGAGTTTGAATTGCAGTGCTCCATTATTTGTAAAGCCTGTGGTCAGGTGGTTCTCAAGGCAGAACCGAGTCATTATCTCTCCATCAACCTTCCCCAAGAAACAAAACCACTTCCTTTCTctattcaaaattgttttgattttttctttagagCAGAAGAACCTGAGTGTAACTGTGAGAAGTGCAAGCACAAGAGTTCTGTTGCAAAGCACAAATTCAGTAGGCTTCCCAGGGTCCTTATTGTTCATCTGAAATGCTATAACTTTAGTGATGTTTGGTAGCTAGTGAAGGATAACCAGCGAGTCCATGTTCCCAAATATTTAAGCTTGTCTTCTCATTGCAATGATAATACCAAACCACTGCTTCCCTTGGGCAGTAATGCACCTACTGGGGACTCCAAAGTCCTGAATGTCTCTCAAGAGATGATTTCTGAGATCATCAGCCCATCAACACCTTCAGTAGTGTTGATCTCAGAATCCAGTGAGTCCCTGGTTTTACAAATTCCATCAGAGAAGGAAGCCAAACCACAAAATTTCCGGAAAATCTGTGAAGGGTCCAGCCAAGAACAGCAGCAGAGAGACCTGGAAAAGTGTTCT CTGAATGCAGTAGAGTCAGAACTGGTAAACTCAGGAGATGGGACAGTCAGTGAAAAGGAGCTGCTAGCAGCTGACTCGATGGATCAAGGAGATATTTCTCTTCCTATGATCTGTGAAGATGCAGGTAAACCTACCAGCAGTCCACGCACAGGTCTTGTAGAGATTCATCTTCAAGAGGTAGCTGACAACCCAGAACTTAAGAAATATGAGAAAACCAACGCATTTGTAG TTAGTGTCACTGAGTCTACTGAAGATTTTTGTGAGGATAAAGAAACCTGGATTCCAGAAAGATCTGAAGGAATGGCTGAACAACTCCA gaaaaataaaatctttaaaaaaaaaaaaaaaaagaaagaattccttcagcaggaaccacctccaagCATTGGGAAGCCGGATGCCCAGGAACACATAGAGAAGGACCTCAATAGTCCTCAGAAGGCTAACCTGAATTCCCTTGGTGCGTTGGGTTCCGATAAGAACTCTGGAAACAAAGACATTTTAGATACAGAGAACACAGAAGCTGAAGCCAGAGAACCGAAAAGAAATACCCAGATGAGAGACCCTCTTCATGCCTACCAGCTCATCAGTGTGGTCAGCCATCTTGGGCACTCCCCACACTCAGGCCATTACATCAGCGATGTTTATGACTTTCAGAGGTAGGCCTGGTTCACGTACAGTGATTTACGAGTATCACAAATCGAAAAGTCCGTAATGCAGGAGGCTAGGCTTTGCACTGGGTATATCTTCTTTTACACGCACAATGAGATCTTTGAGGCACTGTTGGGAAAGGCAGAGAATTCCCAGGTACTTAGAACAGAGGTAGGGAAGATCCTTCAGGAGAAATAA